A region of the Megalops cyprinoides isolate fMegCyp1 chromosome 21, fMegCyp1.pri, whole genome shotgun sequence genome:
ACAATTACCGCAGATACAAATCACGTCTCAGTGTGGGAAAACCGTGCCCACTTCCCTCTATCCGCCAAAACACGTCCCATATTTATTCAGACTTTTAgacttatttcatatttactcTAGAGGAGCCAAGTACGAAGGCCACTTCAGATTATCAACATGATTATTAACAATATATCTGTAATTGTTATGATGAGAAATGGCAGTCACAGTAGCAGTAATAGTACTAGGAGAAACCCCGGATAATCCGGATTCATCTGAATTTGGAGAGCGTGGCGGAGTGTTGCGGTTGACTCCGTCTAACTGAGCTTTCCCGTTTTCGAAAAGTGCACTTTCACCTCTCTGGTTACCTGATGTTCGCTGATGTACCTTCACCCTATCCGACACAATCCTATTTAATCAAGTCTGATTAAATCTTTATCTGGTAACGGTGGTTTCACTGCATGCAGGGTAACCGCATCCCTCAGAATAAACACAGACTCAGAGAAATGCGAGTTGCCATCATCAGGGCGATCAAGGCCTTACTGCTGCATTCAGGTGTAATGTATCAAACCCTATCCCATGAGTCACAGCAACAGTAGTTCCCCAGTTTGGATCAGCACCTCTTAACCTTAAGGTCAGCAATCCAGTTTGCTAACCACTACCCACCAGTGCCACTAACCGGTAGCCCTAACCTCCAGAAATGGTTGTGATATTACAAATGTGTGAAGTGCAGAACAACACCGCTATCCTGATGTAATACCAGATGTAGTGCCTCATATTAGCCACTATGCGGCGACAAAGGACCGTTCCAAGCAGCAGGTTCTCAGCCTGGTGGTAGCGATGCTAATGGTCTCCGGCGTTCTCCTTTCAGCTGTAGTCACACGGACTACGGAGGTGAGTGACATATGATGTCACAACACTTTTCTCAACGTTTACTGGAGAATAAAGAGGCAGGGTTCTGTACCGttacatataaatgcaaataaataagcaaTACGCAATACAAGTAGTACAATTAGCAGCTGCAAGGGGACGGGGATTGAgatggaactgagatgcagtctgaagaggtgggtctccAGTCCGCATTGCAATATGGCCAGTGAATCTGTTGTCCTGACCctgggaagttcattccaccatctgGGGACCAGTTCAGACAGGCGCTGCggctgagaggagtgaccccgTCAGAAAGGGACAGTCAGTTACTCCAGTTACAGAGCAGCGTGATCTAGCCAGTGCACAGGGTTTAAGTTGAAAATATAACTTATGTATCTCCACAATGTCCTGCGTTCAGGGTCAGCGGTGCAGGCAGGAATGCTGTTCTTCCAATGGAGCTACCGTTTTCGACCTAAAAGCAACAAGGAAATGACCAGAGGAGAGCTTGAGGACACAGGTCCTCTGATGGGTTCAAGCAAGTTAGTGACTGAATATGGTAGCCCCACTCATCACAATGTTCATGAAGTGTCACTTCATCACAAATTAAGCCCCTCACTTGAATAAGAACAGGAGACACTAGAGTTCTTTTATTGTTCCTTTCTCTGGTATTGTATATCTATGACAGGTCTAGTATCTCTACTCTCCCCGGCAATGTGCATCAGTGATAGCTATAGTATCTTTACTATTCCTGGGACTGTATGTTAGTGATAGCTATAGTATCTCTCCTATCCCTGGGACTGTATGTCAGTGATAGCTATAGTTTCTTTACTCTCCCTGGGACTGTATGTCAGTGATAGCTATAGTTTCTTTACTCTCCCTGGGACTGTATATCAGTGATAGGTATAGTATCTTTACAATCCCTGGTATTGTGCATCAGTGATAGCTATACTATCTTTATTCTCCCTGGTACTGTATATCAGTGATAGCTATACTATCTTTATTCTCCCTGGTATTGTACATCAGTGATAGCTATAGTATCTCTACCCTTCctgatactgtatgtcagtgctCTGGTACAGATGGGCGCTGTAGGCCGATACTCACTGCCACAGGTGCTGCAGATAAAGTTCAGCTTCTCTGTCTCAGGCAGGCTGACCCAGCGGTGGTCCCCTTTCGTTTCGATCGCCCCCGTGTCCCCGCACCCGTTGGTCCGGGTGGGTCCATACCCCTGAGCCCAGTTCTGGAAGCAGCCACCCTCCGGGCTGATCCAGAACCAGACCTGCAGGGAGCAGGTGAAGCGCAGGCCCAGCCAGACGTGGGGCGTGGAGGCCCCTCGGGACGCCTCGGCCACCAGACCCTGCACCTCGGCAGTGTGGACAGACACCAGGTCCACATGGTGCCGTCGGCAGAAGCTCACCGCCTCCATCCACGTCCTGTTCTCCCGGATCAGAACCAGGCTCTCTGAGGGAAGGAAGCCAGGATCCTCAGTGCTCAACAACGATTTAATTTTTTCAACAGGGAAATGGATCAGCTCCAATTTGTGCTTTAATTAGGTCCGACTGAGCCATTACTGGAACACAGATCTGGACTCCATGTACTCTGGCAGGCTCTTCAACATTTGAATTCATTAGGCTGGAACCTGAAAAACTGTCAGATGCCCACAGGcttttttttgggaagaaattgtccattcatttttcatatcattcactcattcaaaataaatgtgctcatcaaatgtgtggcatttttttttacttttacataaGTAGCTGCACCTACAGAAGTGGTTCAACGTGAGTAAGAGGAGTCTAATGTTACCTTGACTAAAATGTCCAGTTGCCTCCCCCTCGGTTGTGAAGTTTTCAGAATATTCATTGATATTGGGTTTGGTTGTGTAATGAGTAGCTCTCATTTCAGTAGACTTATGTTCAGCTGATGATTTCTGAGTAGTAGTCCAAATCGTAATTCCATGTTCAACACCTCGGTGCTCAGTAGTTATGTGTTCAGTGATAGTACCTTTATGAGATTTTTCTACAGTACTCACGTGTTGAGTAACGGTCTGCATTTTAGATGTGGGTGAGTGTTCAGTTGTCTGTGCTTCAGATATGGGTGAGTGTTCAGTAGTTGTCTGTATTGCACTTGTGGATGAGTGTTCAGTTGTCTGTGCTTCAGATATGGGTGAGTGTTCAGTAGTTGTCTGTATTGCACTTGTAGATGAGTGTTCAATAGTTATCTGTACTGCATTCGTGGATGAGAGTCCAGGAGTTGTATGTATTTCAGTTGTGGGTGAGCGTTCAGTAGTTGTCTGTTCAGTTGTGGGTGAGCGTTCAGTacttttctgtatttcagttGTGGGTGAGTGTTCAGTAGTTGTCTGTTCAGTTGTGGGTGAGTGTTCaatacttttctgtttttcagttgtgGGTGAGTGTTCAGTagttgtgtgtatttcagttgtGGGTGAGCGTTCAGTagttgtgtgtatttcagttgAGGGTGAGCGTTCAGTagttgtgtgtatttcagttgtGGGTGAGTGTTCAGTAGTTGTCTGTTCAGTTGTGGGTGAGTGTTCaatacttttctgtttttcagttgtgGGTGAGTGTTCAGTagttgtgtgtatttcagttgtGGGTGAGCGTTCAGGagttgtgtgtatttcagttgtGAGAGAAGGTTCAGTagttgtgtgtatttcagttgtGGTTGAGTGTTCAGTagttgtgtgtatttcagttgtGAGAGAAGGTTCAGTagttgtgtgtatttcagttgtGGGTGAGTGTTCAGTagttgtgtgtatttcagttgtGGGTGAGTGTTCAGTagttgtgtgtatttcagttgtGGGTGAGTGTTCAGTagttgtgtgtatttcagttgtGAGAGAAGGTTCAGTAGTTGTCTGTGCTTCTGCAAAAGATACAGAAGAGATAAAGATTATTCATATAGGAAATGTTATGCAAAAAGACAGGCTGCAGAAATTATCCATCCTAAAACTGTACATGAAGTTACAActtatttttcccttttactTTAAAACTGGCATGATCGCAAGTGCTGCTTCAATTCAGGGACATCATCTtagctgaaaatgcatttcttagGTAATTTCATCCATCAACAGCAGGACAAAGTGACTACAGAGCTGAGTAAACTGGACTTACACTCACTGCATACACTGTGCATGTATCCGTAACAgttttgacagaaaaacacaagttCAAGCTGTGATTGAGCTAATGAGCTCTCTGCCACACTGAGCTACTCCACACCGAGCTCTCTGCCACACTGAGCCACTCCACACTGAGCTCTCTGCCACACTGAGCTACTCCACACTGAGCTTTCTGCCACACTGAGCTACTCCACACTGAGCTTTCTGCTACACTGAGCTCTCTGCCACACTGGGCTACTCCACACCGAGCTCTCTGCCACACCGAGCTCTCTGCCACACTGAGCTACTCCACACTGAGCCACTCCACACTGAGCTCTCTGCCACACTGAGCTACTCCACACTGAGCTCTCTGCCACACTGAGCTCTCTGCCACACTGAGCCACTCCACACTGAGCCACTCCACACTGAGCTCTCTGCCACACTGAGCCACTCCACACTGAGCCCAGGCGAACTCACCGCTGTAGCAGAAGAAAGGCTGTCTGATGCTGCACAGTCTGTCGTTCCACTTCCAGCCCTCCGCCGTTACTTCACCACAGTGCTCCTCCCCTCCGCGGTTATTGGGCTGCCCTGGGGCCCAGTTTTGGAAGGAGAAGCTCCGCCGGTCTGACCACTGCCACAGGTCCCGGGACAGGCCGATCCACACGAGGGCTTTCCCTGCCATGTTCCGGATCTCCCGGTTCTCTGACAGACTCCGAACGCTGGCCAGGTCAGTGTATTTGTCTCTGCAGTAGATCTGGGCCTCTTTCCAAGACAGCCTCTTCGTAACGACAATATACTTCCCCTCTACCtggccctctctccctgtaaCAGGCCACCACAAGCCACTAaatcatcacatcacattacagtcatttagcagatgctcttatcaaagcgacttacatatgttacagtttataaagctggatatttactaaggcaattctggcttaagtaccatgcccaaagatacaacagcagtggggaatcgaaccagcaacctattGGTTACAAGCTAAAGGATTCTATAGCAGGTATGTGCATAGTATGGCTCCCAAAATCAAATATTCAAGTAACTAAACACTGTAAATGTCCCCCAGGAGGCCTCAGAAATGCCGCCTCTGTCAGAGTAAATAACTTCATTCGCTCACTTTCTCAGGCAGTAATATGAATAATATCGGTGAACTGTCTGATTTTGCAGGTTCCCTGGCTCACCTTTATAAACATTAATGAAAGTTCACACGCACATCAAAAGGTtttttatcagtggaagacattctataccacactgctgtgtataATCTCAGCTATATTATGTATAGCATGCTGCCAGAAATTAGTAAATATTCCTCCTTATTGCATGAAGCAGTATTACTGATTGATGTGTCTGCTTAATCTAAGGATAGAAatatatatcccagcatgcattgcaaaTCACATCATGACAGGACAGCAGGGACAGTGTGACCACAGACGATTTTCCATACCTCTGGATCAGTGAGTACtacagatattctatttacaGACAAGATATTCAGCTTTCTCTGCCTCACATTGAAAGTTCCGTCTCTACTGTTGTTGAAACAGTAACTGCTCTGATTGGTTGTCCCGttatgaacattttcaaataattgtgATCTACACAGAACATCCGTAGCTAGCACAGGAATGCAGGCAGCATTGATAACCTGCCGTTATCTTTCTGGAAGCTCCTGGACAAAGGACAGAAACAATGCGGGGGCAGAATATCTGGCCATAATAAACAAAacgtctgtgctgctgctcctgtgcAAGGAGAGAAGGGGCGGCCCTCACCATCGTAACACACAAAGCGTCTGCGGATGCGGCAGCTCCTGTCCCGCCACCTCCCAGAGCGCAGCACCTCCGTGCAGTTCTCTGCGCCGCCGGCGTTGTTCGGCTGCCCCTTCCGCCAGTTCCGGAACTCGTACTCCCCGTCGCCGTAGAAACTGGCATCATCCAGGGACCACCGCCAGTTGTTAATGTCACTGTACAAGCCAATCCAGGCCCGGCCTTTGAAGCCTGCCTCCGAGGACTTGGTCAGCATGTCCATCTCCTCTGGGCCGCCTATGGAGGCCAGGTCTGTGTACTTGTGCCTGCAGGAAGCTTGCGCCTCAGTCCAGTTCTTTCGGTCATTCACAAAGTGGAACTGAGAGAGGGCACAAGCCAGCCCTGCAAAGAACAGAAACCCAAGACACACCAGGGTGGAGTCAACAGACTTTACAAGAATCCACATGCACATCCACTGACAGGCACAGGcacccagaaaaaaacacatgcattagCAGAAGACAGAATGGAGAGGCAGTAGTGTCATGCATTATGTGTTTTTACACTGAAGACAAACATTACTGCaactctgaaagtgtttggcCATTTAATTTGCTTTCTGTTCAAACAGATTTGACCCACAATGCCCTGGGAATGGCCAAAATAGCCCACTCAGAAGTGCCAGAACCTCGTTAACCACCACAGGAAGTGTTGCGTTAGTGTAATCCATGCTGGGGAGAGGTTTATACATTACTAATTACAAGATTATTATAGACAAGAATAAATGCAACCCTCAGGTTTTTTGGATTAAAATTCATTATCTGTGAACATTTGGAGTTGGTCTGTACAACGCTAAaaaattaaagtataacatttgagaaaaaaaaaaacagaaatatccaatgtgatttttttttctttactggatgtttttttcctatttcGTAAAGGCACTGCAGACATCCAGCTATTTCACCTCTGAAAGACGGAGTGTGATGCCGCCTGTGTCAAAGGCTTTTATCcaattaaataaaaccaaatgtttctcttttttcctctgaagtCAATTtccatttaccaaaaaaaaaaaaaacaggaatgtaGCTCTAGCTGTACTGACAGTTTTTCAAGTTGCCTGTATGTAACTAAACTCGAAAGAACAGTGTAGAATGAGGAGATGGCACAGACCGTACTGACCTGGAATCAGTAGAAGGAAGCACACCCGCAATGCCATTACTGTATACTGCTCACCTGCAGACGCACAAAATACGCTGCGGGACACACAAACGCAAAGACATGTGCAGACATGCCGAGACATAAATTCCATTGTATTACCTTACTGCCATTTAACAGACTCTCCTAACCAGAGAGACATATAAAGTGCACCTACatgcaatacatacacacagacacacccacacacttcaCATATTAGCATGCTGTAATCCACGAACaaaaacgcagacacacacagtattacGTCACAGCCATTAGAATCCACACAATGACTCGGGGGACGTGTTTAGtgttgtgtgacagtgtgtgagtacatactgacaaaacacacacacacacacacacacacacacacacacacacacacacacacacacacaggagcggcaatgtagcatagcggttaaggagtTGCGCTCgtaaaccgaaaggttgccagttaaATTCCCCACAGTGGCACTGCTGATgcacccctgggcaaggtacttaacccactattgcctcagtaaatatccagctgtataaatggataacattgtaaaaacctgtaattgatgtaagttgctctggataagagcatctgctaaatggcaataatgtaatgtaacacatacacacaagcaaaaacagaaacacaaagtaTGGGGTCTCGGGACCATGGCATAAATAGAGTCAATAAAATACATCCCACCCAGAATCCATAAGTTATTTACCGGTTAACTTTAATGAATGCCACAACAAACTGGCCCAGACACCGAAGTAATTTAATGATTAACACTATGTCACTACCAGATTAATGTGCACATATTTTAGTTGTTACTTTTTACATTGTCCTCAGCATTTCTAGAGAATAGCACTAGGTGaatgataaaaacaatgatCAAATATAACTAAATGTAGAGATACCTGCAAGAAAAATGATCACAAGGAGCACAAAATCATAGGGCAGCGAGTGAAAATGGTACCACCATTGTTAAATTactcttttctttcttattttactTACCGTGACGAGTTATTGCTGCCTGTTAGATTACTCTTGACTGCTGCGCGTTTGAAACAAGATGGGGGGGTTCTTTCGTCCTAACAGGAATGTCAGCTTGCTAGTTTGTGTTGGACTGAAACAGAGTCTATAAATATGGCCATATAAAGCAGCGCCTGGCCCTCACATTAGCTTAAAAATGAGGGTGAACGAGTCAGGGCACTTACCCTTTCTGTCGCTAGAAAAGGACAAAGACAGCAATGTCAGATTTCCAAAACGGTGTCTCCATGCGTTACGGGACATCAAACGCGATTTACATCTTGAAAGAACCGTAACTAAAGTCAATAACCATATAAATGCCGTAATTAGTGATCGTAATACGTCTGACCTTTAGtgcaaataaacagcagtgGGAGATTTGTTACCTGAACGTGATTTCTGATTACAACGGGGCCACATTTGCATCTTTCTCTGGCCAGTACAGACATATCGCCTGCTGTAATCTATAATTTTTCGCTGTATGACTGCTAATTTAGCTAGGATAACTAACCAGCAGGCTAAATTGACCATCTTGCTAAAGCGCTATTAAGACTCCCGTGATTAATGGTCGTGGCGAAAGGGGATGAACCATAATGGTGTTCGGACCCATCAATATGGCTTATGCTTCGGACAACTGACACCTGCTCTTTCTGCGACGACCGCTCAGAATTAAATCATATTGAACTTTGACCCCCAACTCTGGCACGGTTGTCATGGTAAAGTTAATAGTTTGGAACACCTTTGTTAGTTAGCTCATTTGGCGCCGTTGACAGTCGCACTTTGCTAACGTCACAACAGGCCTACCATGAAAAGAGAGAgtttatgaatgtattatttcaacCGCGCATTTATGCATTTGATAGGACAGTTTACGGGAACAGTTAAGTAAGGACATGCTACGTATCCAGGCAAATTAACAGCGATGGTAACGTCTGGTACATAGCTAGGCAAACTAACTAACATGTTATAGGTGCCCCAAACCACACAACCAAGTTAAGTTTGGTAACGATAGCTGACAGGCTAGATTGCGGCTCAACAGTATTGTTCGTCTGTATTAGTAAATCAGTCAGTTACGTTTATCCATCCAGCAATGATCgagaaaatgattatttttttctttaatccaTCAGGCAATATCATTGTCCAATTAGCTGCCCGTGCTATCGTACCTTCCTTAATTGATAGCGAGAGACCTTATGGATagtaaaattaaaagaaaatgccaATACAAGTAACAGGTTAGTTACAGGCCCAACAAGTGCTAGACTGTCAAATATGTGCTTCTTTTTCTTGCTGGCTTAATTACTCACCAGAGCTGCCCACCCCCCAGTTATGGGAAAAATATCattctcagacaaaaaaaaaaaaaaaaaaaaagaaatctttttgCAAATCAACTTGTTTGTAGGTTATCTTTTTCCAGGCAGAAGAAGAGCAAAAGGATGACTTGATTTAAAAAGGCTTTCTCAAGCAGCGGTGCAGCCGTGGCAGTGTGGTGGTTAAATGGGTCACTGCTATTGAAACTtagggggcagtttcaccccTGCACTAGGTGCAGGAGAATCGGTCAGACCTCGAGAGACAGGTATCTAGCTCAGAGCTTTTTCGGGCTGTTCCTCGGGGTGTGCCTATGCCTtgggttacctgtgggggtgcTGCTGATAAGGGAAGCAGCAGGACAGGTTTGGGCAGTTTTCAGCTGATTTGTAAGCAAagggtctgtgagaggtggaggtggtgttgtacccttgcctctgtaacctatgtaagtctctctggataaaagcatctgcaatGACATATTATAATATGACTCAACAGAGGGCTGGACCCGGAGCATCCAGGGTTAGATACGTCTTTAAATATGGTTGCTTTCACCTAAAtaacttttcattttacatgctgcactttaatttcatattttgtcagCTTATGACTAAAAGAACTCAGCCAACAGACTGCAGTGTTCTAAAGCCAACAGACTGCAGTGTTCTAAAGAGCCTTCAACTTTCCCACCTCACAGCAATCTCTTGACATCGATAGGTCTGCATTCTGAACAGGTCCATGAGCTCCATTAGTCTGGACCATCAAAACCTTCTAGAACCTTTTGGAACCAGCAGCTATTCTGGATTACATTGTTTAATGATAGGGCTGTCaatatgtgtaatttaacaACAACATAGCTTTTTGCTATATATACTCTTTGCGGTTTGTGTTTGAAATCGGAATATAAACACTATTCTATGCTCCAACCCATAGCTGTGTCTATTAATCCACTCTtaaatcaccctggataagaTGGTTTGTTGATAACTAACTATAAGTAATAAACCAGAAAGACATCTCAGAAGGTTCAGTGGAGCCACGTCAGTCCAGGCTGATggatatacatttatttttaccacAAATAATCTGATTAAAGATTAATTgaacatttcccagcatgccatTCATGAAGGACAGAGACTGTTTTTGCCTTGTGGCCAGGCGTGGAAACCCAGCAGCCAATTCTCTGTGCAGTTCCTCCCTGACGCTTTTCAGCTCCTCACTAATAACTGTCG
Encoded here:
- the LOC118769071 gene encoding snaclec agkicetin-C subunit beta-like; translation: MRATHYTTKPNINEYSENFTTEGEATGHFSQESLVLIRENRTWMEAVSFCRRHHVDLVSVHTAEVQGLVAEASRGASTPHVWLGLRFTCSLQVWFWISPEGGCFQNWAQGYGPTRTNGCGDTGAIETKGDHRWVSLPETEKLNFICSTCGSRKR